One part of the Nymphaea colorata isolate Beijing-Zhang1983 chromosome 8, ASM883128v2, whole genome shotgun sequence genome encodes these proteins:
- the LOC126410317 gene encoding uncharacterized protein LOC126410317, which translates to MNMKRVIERTDQGNSQNVLAMNVKFGKSHGNTNHGGRGILPTPHNQGISPLDTSRKIPICFQCNKKGHMKAQCWFNPQNKNKGVRHDYKQGGQSSKSTAEDMQQLLMAAFSKMTIKQNEQGEWFLDSGAATHVTGNAGPPNEENVR; encoded by the exons atgaatatgaaaagagtcattgaaaggactgatcaagggaactcccaaaatgtgttggctatgaatgtaaagtttggtaagagccatgggaacaccaaccatggtggtcgtggcattctaccaacaccacataaccaaggtatttctcctttggatacttcaagaaaaataccaatttgttttcagtgcaacaagaaaggacacatgaaggcacaatgttggtttaatcctcaaaataaaaacaaaggagtaagacatgattataaacaaggaggacaaagttctaaatccaccgctgaagatatgcaacagctattgatggccgcattctcaaagatgactataaagcaaaatgagcagggagaatggttcttggattcaggtgcagctacccatgtgacaggaaatgcag gacctccaaacgaagaaaatgttcgctag
- the LOC116258792 gene encoding receptor like protein 29-like, whose product MADFPCSWDECRVCRTSTWGGNLPGGTLPDVWTQMTGLVGPDLAYAGIVGTIPASMPHLRNLTYLSLDHNGLTGAIPSGLGGLPFIHDLDLSYNQLSGQVAFQKELGEWLGPKLKLTGNDGLCLGSEMVGTGLVRVEANGCISANLAESLARDGSTVSSSGSSLRSDSWYRVALALLPAACCLLTS is encoded by the coding sequence ATGGCAGACTTCCCCTGTTCCTGGGACGAATGCAGGGTCTGCAGGACCTCCACTTGGGGGGGGAACCTCCCGGGAGGGACCCTTCCAGATGTCTGGACCCAGATGACGGGGTTGGTCGGCCCCGACTTGGCCTATGCTGGCATCGTCGGCACCATTCCGGCTTCCATGCCTCACCTACGCAACCTGACCTACCTGTCGCTAGACCACAACGGGCTCACTGGGGCCATACCATCCGGGCTCGGTGGGCTCCCCTTCATTCACGACCTTGACCTCAGCTACAACCAGCTCAGTGGGCAGGTAGCATTCCAGAAGGAGCTAGGGGAGTGGTTGGGCCCCAAGCTCAAGCTCACCGGAAACGATGGCCTGTGTCTCGGCTCGGAGATGGTCGGCACCGGCTTGGTCAGGGTGGAAGCCAATGGGTGCATCTCTGCTAACCTCGCTGAGTCATTGGCTCGTGATGGCTCGACGGTGAGCTCGAGTGGGTCGAGTCTCAGATCGGATTCTTGGTACCGCGTGGCTCTGGCCCTGCTGCCTGCTGCTTGCTGTTTGCTTACCTCCTAA